In Primulina eburnea isolate SZY01 chromosome 5, ASM2296580v1, whole genome shotgun sequence, a single window of DNA contains:
- the LOC140832906 gene encoding phytochrome B-like isoform X1: protein MISRSSRASHAEALSSGSAPRHHNQQSTTLNRADSMSKAVAQYTVDARLHEVFEQSGVCGKAFDYSESVRAGAESVPEQQIAAYLLKIQRGSHIQPFGCMIALDESNFRVIAYSENAREMLGLALQSVPCMERDETLTVGTDVRTLFSPSSCVLLERAFAAREITLLNPIWVHSKNSGKPFYAILHRIDVGTVIDLEPVRSEDPALSIAGAVQSQKLAVRAISQLQSLPGGDIKLLCDTVVESVRELTGYDRVMVYKFHEDEHGEVVAESRRSDLDPYIGLHYPATDIPQASRFLFKQNRIRMIVDCEATPVKVIQDESLNQPLCLVGSTLRAPHGCHALYMASMGSTASLTLAVVVNGNEEDCAEGRNLMRLWGLVVGHHTSARCISFPLRYACEFLMQAFGLQLNMELQLASQLAEKHVLRTQTLLCDMLLRDSPTGIVTQRPSIIDLVKCDGAALYYKEKYYPLGVTPTEAQIKDIVKWLLAFHGNLTGLSTDSLADAGYPGAASLGDGVCGMTFAFITSRDYLFWFRSHSAKAIKWGGAKHHPQEKDDGLRLNPRSSFKAFLEVVKGRSLAWENAEMDAIHSLRLILRESFQNAGGSSSKAVVPAQAGEELQGVDELSSVAREMVRLIETATAPIFAVDVEGRINGWNAKVAELTDLSVEEALGKSLIHDIVHKESVEIAKKLLFHALQGEEHKNVELRLRTFNTEQLSKTVFVVVNACSSKDCVNNMVGVCFVGQDVTGQKAVMDKFIQIQGDYKAIMHSPNPLIPPIFASDENTCCSEWNTAMEKLTGWSMGDVIGKMIVGEIFGNCCRLKGLDAMTKFMIVLHNALGGQETDMFPFCFFDRDGKYVQALLTANKRVNMNGQVIGVFCFLQIASRELQQTLKIQRQQEKACASKIKDLTYICQEIKNPLCGIQFTNSLLEATNLTENQTQLLQMSAACEKQILKIMKDVDMENIEVGSMVLEKTKFVLESVINAVVSQAMLLMRERGLQLIRDIPEEVKTLELYGDQIRLQQVLADFLMNMALYAPSPEGWIEIQVRPSSKRISEGTAMARIEFRITSLGEGLPPEIVQDMFQSKRWATQEGLGLSICRKILKLMNGEVQYVRESERCHFLIVLDMPVPQRGLKGAE from the exons ATGATTTCGAGAAGCAGCCGGGCATCTCATGCTGAAGCTCTATCTTCCGGTTCGGCCCCGCGTCATCACAATCAACAGAGTACCACCTTAAACAGGGCGGATTCGATGAGCAAAGCTGTAGCGCAGTACACTGTTGACGCCAGGCTTCATGAGGTTTTCGAGCAATCGGGTGTGTGCGGGAAAGCCTTCGATTATTCGGAGAGTGTAAGGGCTGGTGCAGAGTCTGTTCCTGAGCAGCAAATTGCGGCTTACTTATTGAAAATACAGCGTGGCAGCCATATTCAACCGTTTGGTTGTATGATAGCGTTGGATGAATCGAATTTTCGCGTCATAGCTTACTCGGAGAATGCCCGTGAAATGCTTGGCTTGGCGCTTCAGTCAGTCCCATGCATGGAAAGGGACGAAACTTTGACGGTTGGGACTGATGTAAGAACTCTGTTCTCCCCCTCGAGCTGTGTCTTGCTCGAGAGGGCGTTTGCGGCTCGTGAAATAACACTGTTGAATCCGATTTGGGTGCATTCGAAGAATTCGGGGAAGCCCTTTTATGCGATTCTGCATAGAATAGATGTGGGGACAGTGATTGATTTAGAGCCTGTTAGGAGCGAGGATCCGGCCCTTTCTATCGCTGGTGCTGTCCAGTCGCAGAAGCTTGCTGTGAGGGCTATTTCCCAGTTGCAATCACTTCCTGGAGGGGACATCAAACTTTTGTGTGATACAGTAGTCGAAAGCGTGAGAGAGTTAACTGGGTATGATCGTGTGATGGTCTATAAGTTTCATGAGGATGAACATGGTGAGGTGGTGGCGGAAAGTCGGAGGTCTGATTTAGATCCGTATATTGGTTTACATTATCCTGCCACAGATATCCCCCAGGCTTCTAGATTTTTGTTCAAGCAGAATCGGATTAGGATGATTGTAGATTGTGAAGCCACTCCGGTTAAAGTTATCCAGGATGAATCATTAAATCAACCCTTGTGTTTGGTTGGATCCACGCTCAGGGCACCACATGGTTGCCACGCCCTGTACATGGCAAGTATGGGTTCTACTGCCTCGTTGACGTTGGCCGTTGTTGTTAATGGAAATGAAGAAGACTGCGCTGAAGGACGGAATTTGATGAGGCTATGGGGCTTGGTTGTTGGTCATCACACTTCTGCTCGGTGCATATCTTTCCCCCTGCGGTATGCTTGTGAATTCTTGATGCAGGCATTTGGGCTTCAACTGAACATGGAACTACAGTTGGCGTCACAGTTGGCGGAGAAACATGTTTTGAGGACACAGACGCTGTTATGTGACATGCTGCTTCGAGATTCGCCTACTGGGATTGTTACCCAGAGACCTAGTATCATCGACCTTGTGAAGTGCGATGGGGCTGCGCTGTATTACAAAGAGAAGTATTATCCCCTTGGTGTGACACCTACAGAAGCACAGATAAAGGACATAGTGAAATGGTTGTTGGCATTCCATGGGAACTTGACAGGTTTGAGCACAGACAGTCTTGCGGATGCCGGGTACCCTGGAGCAGCCTCTCTAGGGGATGGTGTTTGTGGAATGACTTTTGCATTCATCACTTCGAGAGATTATTTATTCTGGTTTCGTTCCCATAGCGCGAAGGCTATCAAGTGGGGCGGTGCAAAACATCATCCACAAGAAAAAGATGATGGTCTTAGGTTGAATCCCCGTTCTTCATTCAAGGCGTTTCTAGAAGTGGTCAAAGGCCGAAGTTTAGCTTGGGAGAATGCTGAAATGGATGCAATTCATTCTTTGCGTCTTATTTTACGAGAGTCGTTTCAAAATGCTGGTGGAAGTAGTTCTAAGGCAGTTGTACCTGCCCAGGCTGGGGAGGAGTTACAAGGAGTTGATGAATTAAGTTCTGTTGCCAGAGAAATGGTTAGATTGATCGAGACTGCAACTGCACCTATATTTGCTGTAGATGTTGAGGGTCGCATAAACGGGTGGAATGCAAAAGTTGCAGAGCTGACTGACTTATCTGTTGAAGAAGCATTAGGAAAGTCGTTGATTCATGACATTGTTCACAAAGAATCAGTTGAGATTGCCAAAAAGCTTCTTTTCCATGCTTTGCAAG GCGAGGAACACAAGAATGTTGAATTAAGGTTGAGGACATTCAACACTGAACAACTTAGTAAGACCGTGTTTGTGGTGGTGAATGCTTGCTCCAGCAAGGACTGTGTGAACAACATGGTTGGTGTTTGCTTTGTTGGTCAGGATGTTACAGGCCAAAAGGCAGTAATGGACAAGTTCATACAAATTCAAGGTGATTACAAGGCAATTATGCACAGTCCCAACCCTCTGATTCCTCCAATATTTGCTTCTGATGAGAACACATGTTGCTCTGAATGGAACACCGCTATGGAAAAGCTCACTGGCTGGAGTATGGGGGATGTTATCGGGAAGATGATAGTTGGGGAGATATTCGGAAATTGCTGTCGGCTAAAGGGTCTAGATGCTATGACAAAATTCATGATCGTCTTGCACAATGCACTTGGAGGCCAGGAAACGGACATGTTTCCATTCTGTTTTTTTGACCGCGATGGGAAGTATGTGCAGGCACTCTTGACTGCAAACAAGAGGGTAAATATGAATGGTCAGGTTATAGGAGTCTTCTGCTTTTTGCAGATTGCAAGTCGTGAGTTGCAACAAACTTTGAAAATTCAGAGGCAACAAGAAAAGGCATGTGCATCAAAGATAAAAGATCTGACTTACATTTGTCAAGAAATAAAGAATCCGTTATGTGGCATACAGTTCACTAACTCACTTTTGGAAGCAACAAATCTGACAGAAAACCAAACACAGCTTCTTCAGATGAGTGCTGCTTGTGAGAAGCAGATCTTAAAGATTATGAAGGATGTTGATATGGAAAACATTGAGGTTGG ATCAATGGTGCttgaaaagacaaaatttgtgCTTGAGAGTGTGATAAATGCAGTTGTTAGCCAGGCAATGTTATTGATGAGGGAAAGAGGTCTGCAGTTGATCCGTGATATACCAGAGGAAGTCAAGACACTGGAACTTTATGGCGACCAAATCCGACTTCAACAGGTCTTAGCTGATTTTTTAATGAACATGGCGCTTTATGCACCGTCTCCGGAAGGTTGGATAGAAATTCAAGTTAGACCAAGTTCGAAGCGAATTTCTGAAGGAACTGCCATGGCACGCATTGAGTTTAG GATTACGAGCCTGGGGGAAGGTCTTCCTCCCGAAATAGTCCAAGACATGTTCCAAAGCAAGAGATGGGCAACTCAAGAAGGTCTAGGACTAAGCATATGCAGAAAAATTTTGAAGCTTATGAatggagaagttcaatatgtcAGGGAGTCAGAAAGATGTCATTTCCTTATCGTTCTTGATATGCCGGTTCCACAGAGAGGCTTGAAGGGTGCCGAATGA
- the LOC140832906 gene encoding phytochrome B-like isoform X4 has protein sequence MISRSSRASHAEALSSGSAPRHHNQQSTTLNRADSMSKAVAQYTVDARLHEVFEQSGVCGKAFDYSESVRAGAESVPEQQIAAYLLKIQRGSHIQPFGCMIALDESNFRVIAYSENAREMLGLALQSVPCMERDETLTVGTDVRTLFSPSSCVLLERAFAAREITLLNPIWVHSKNSGKPFYAILHRIDVGTVIDLEPVRSEDPALSIAGAVQSQKLAVRAISQLQSLPGGDIKLLCDTVVESVRELTGYDRVMVYKFHEDEHGEVVAESRRSDLDPYIGLHYPATDIPQASRFLFKQNRIRMIVDCEATPVKVIQDESLNQPLCLVGSTLRAPHGCHALYMASMGSTASLTLAVVVNGNEEDCAEGRNLMRLWGLVVGHHTSARCISFPLRYACEFLMQAFGLQLNMELQLASQLAEKHVLRTQTLLCDMLLRDSPTGIVTQRPSIIDLVKCDGAALYYKEKYYPLGVTPTEAQIKDIVKWLLAFHGNLTGLSTDSLADAGYPGAASLGDGVCGMTFAFITSRDYLFWFRSHSAKAIKWGGAKHHPQEKDDGLRLNPRSSFKAFLEVVKGRSLAWENAEMDAIHSLRLILRESFQNAGGSSSKAVVPAQAGEELQGVDELSSVAREMVRLIETATAPIFAVDVEGRINGWNAKVAELTDLSVEEALGKSLIHDIVHKESVEIAKKLLFHALQGEEHKNVELRLRTFNTEQLSKTVFVVVNACSSKDCVNNMVGVCFVGQDVTGQKAVMDKFIQIQGDYKAIMHSPNPLIPPIFASDENTCCSEWNTAMEKLTGWSMGDVIGKMIVGEIFGNCCRLKGLDAMTKFMIVLHNALGGQETDMFPFCFFDRDGKYVQALLTANKRVNMNGQVIGVFCFLQIASRELQQTLKIQRQQEKACASKIKDLTYICQEIKNPLCGIQFTNSLLEATNLTENQTQLLQMSAACEKQILKIMKDVDMENIEINGA, from the exons ATGATTTCGAGAAGCAGCCGGGCATCTCATGCTGAAGCTCTATCTTCCGGTTCGGCCCCGCGTCATCACAATCAACAGAGTACCACCTTAAACAGGGCGGATTCGATGAGCAAAGCTGTAGCGCAGTACACTGTTGACGCCAGGCTTCATGAGGTTTTCGAGCAATCGGGTGTGTGCGGGAAAGCCTTCGATTATTCGGAGAGTGTAAGGGCTGGTGCAGAGTCTGTTCCTGAGCAGCAAATTGCGGCTTACTTATTGAAAATACAGCGTGGCAGCCATATTCAACCGTTTGGTTGTATGATAGCGTTGGATGAATCGAATTTTCGCGTCATAGCTTACTCGGAGAATGCCCGTGAAATGCTTGGCTTGGCGCTTCAGTCAGTCCCATGCATGGAAAGGGACGAAACTTTGACGGTTGGGACTGATGTAAGAACTCTGTTCTCCCCCTCGAGCTGTGTCTTGCTCGAGAGGGCGTTTGCGGCTCGTGAAATAACACTGTTGAATCCGATTTGGGTGCATTCGAAGAATTCGGGGAAGCCCTTTTATGCGATTCTGCATAGAATAGATGTGGGGACAGTGATTGATTTAGAGCCTGTTAGGAGCGAGGATCCGGCCCTTTCTATCGCTGGTGCTGTCCAGTCGCAGAAGCTTGCTGTGAGGGCTATTTCCCAGTTGCAATCACTTCCTGGAGGGGACATCAAACTTTTGTGTGATACAGTAGTCGAAAGCGTGAGAGAGTTAACTGGGTATGATCGTGTGATGGTCTATAAGTTTCATGAGGATGAACATGGTGAGGTGGTGGCGGAAAGTCGGAGGTCTGATTTAGATCCGTATATTGGTTTACATTATCCTGCCACAGATATCCCCCAGGCTTCTAGATTTTTGTTCAAGCAGAATCGGATTAGGATGATTGTAGATTGTGAAGCCACTCCGGTTAAAGTTATCCAGGATGAATCATTAAATCAACCCTTGTGTTTGGTTGGATCCACGCTCAGGGCACCACATGGTTGCCACGCCCTGTACATGGCAAGTATGGGTTCTACTGCCTCGTTGACGTTGGCCGTTGTTGTTAATGGAAATGAAGAAGACTGCGCTGAAGGACGGAATTTGATGAGGCTATGGGGCTTGGTTGTTGGTCATCACACTTCTGCTCGGTGCATATCTTTCCCCCTGCGGTATGCTTGTGAATTCTTGATGCAGGCATTTGGGCTTCAACTGAACATGGAACTACAGTTGGCGTCACAGTTGGCGGAGAAACATGTTTTGAGGACACAGACGCTGTTATGTGACATGCTGCTTCGAGATTCGCCTACTGGGATTGTTACCCAGAGACCTAGTATCATCGACCTTGTGAAGTGCGATGGGGCTGCGCTGTATTACAAAGAGAAGTATTATCCCCTTGGTGTGACACCTACAGAAGCACAGATAAAGGACATAGTGAAATGGTTGTTGGCATTCCATGGGAACTTGACAGGTTTGAGCACAGACAGTCTTGCGGATGCCGGGTACCCTGGAGCAGCCTCTCTAGGGGATGGTGTTTGTGGAATGACTTTTGCATTCATCACTTCGAGAGATTATTTATTCTGGTTTCGTTCCCATAGCGCGAAGGCTATCAAGTGGGGCGGTGCAAAACATCATCCACAAGAAAAAGATGATGGTCTTAGGTTGAATCCCCGTTCTTCATTCAAGGCGTTTCTAGAAGTGGTCAAAGGCCGAAGTTTAGCTTGGGAGAATGCTGAAATGGATGCAATTCATTCTTTGCGTCTTATTTTACGAGAGTCGTTTCAAAATGCTGGTGGAAGTAGTTCTAAGGCAGTTGTACCTGCCCAGGCTGGGGAGGAGTTACAAGGAGTTGATGAATTAAGTTCTGTTGCCAGAGAAATGGTTAGATTGATCGAGACTGCAACTGCACCTATATTTGCTGTAGATGTTGAGGGTCGCATAAACGGGTGGAATGCAAAAGTTGCAGAGCTGACTGACTTATCTGTTGAAGAAGCATTAGGAAAGTCGTTGATTCATGACATTGTTCACAAAGAATCAGTTGAGATTGCCAAAAAGCTTCTTTTCCATGCTTTGCAAG GCGAGGAACACAAGAATGTTGAATTAAGGTTGAGGACATTCAACACTGAACAACTTAGTAAGACCGTGTTTGTGGTGGTGAATGCTTGCTCCAGCAAGGACTGTGTGAACAACATGGTTGGTGTTTGCTTTGTTGGTCAGGATGTTACAGGCCAAAAGGCAGTAATGGACAAGTTCATACAAATTCAAGGTGATTACAAGGCAATTATGCACAGTCCCAACCCTCTGATTCCTCCAATATTTGCTTCTGATGAGAACACATGTTGCTCTGAATGGAACACCGCTATGGAAAAGCTCACTGGCTGGAGTATGGGGGATGTTATCGGGAAGATGATAGTTGGGGAGATATTCGGAAATTGCTGTCGGCTAAAGGGTCTAGATGCTATGACAAAATTCATGATCGTCTTGCACAATGCACTTGGAGGCCAGGAAACGGACATGTTTCCATTCTGTTTTTTTGACCGCGATGGGAAGTATGTGCAGGCACTCTTGACTGCAAACAAGAGGGTAAATATGAATGGTCAGGTTATAGGAGTCTTCTGCTTTTTGCAGATTGCAAGTCGTGAGTTGCAACAAACTTTGAAAATTCAGAGGCAACAAGAAAAGGCATGTGCATCAAAGATAAAAGATCTGACTTACATTTGTCAAGAAATAAAGAATCCGTTATGTGGCATACAGTTCACTAACTCACTTTTGGAAGCAACAAATCTGACAGAAAACCAAACACAGCTTCTTCAGATGAGTGCTGCTTGTGAGAAGCAGATCTTAAAGATTATGAAGGATGTTGATATGGAAAACATTGAG ATCAATGGTGCttga
- the LOC140832906 gene encoding phytochrome B-like isoform X3, producing the protein MISRSSRASHAEALSSGSAPRHHNQQSTTLNRADSMSKAVAQYTVDARLHEVFEQSGVCGKAFDYSESVRAGAESVPEQQIAAYLLKIQRGSHIQPFGCMIALDESNFRVIAYSENAREMLGLALQSVPCMERDETLTVGTDVRTLFSPSSCVLLERAFAAREITLLNPIWVHSKNSGKPFYAILHRIDVGTVIDLEPVRSEDPALSIAGAVQSQKLAVRAISQLQSLPGGDIKLLCDTVVESVRELTGYDRVMVYKFHEDEHGEVVAESRRSDLDPYIGLHYPATDIPQASRFLFKQNRIRMIVDCEATPVKVIQDESLNQPLCLVGSTLRAPHGCHALYMASMGSTASLTLAVVVNGNEEDCAEGRNLMRLWGLVVGHHTSARCISFPLRYACEFLMQAFGLQLNMELQLASQLAEKHVLRTQTLLCDMLLRDSPTGIVTQRPSIIDLVKCDGAALYYKEKYYPLGVTPTEAQIKDIVKWLLAFHGNLTGLSTDSLADAGYPGAASLGDGVCGMTFAFITSRDYLFWFRSHSAKAIKWGGAKHHPQEKDDGLRLNPRSSFKAFLEVVKGRSLAWENAEMDAIHSLRLILRESFQNAGGSSSKAVVPAQAGEELQGVDELSSVAREMVRLIETATAPIFAVDVEGRINGWNAKVAELTDLSVEEALGKSLIHDIVHKESVEIAKKLLFHALQGEEHKNVELRLRTFNTEQLSKTVFVVVNACSSKDCVNNMVGVCFVGQDVTGQKAVMDKFIQIQGDYKAIMHSPNPLIPPIFASDENTCCSEWNTAMEKLTGWSMGDVIGKMIVGEIFGNCCRLKGLDAMTKFMIVLHNALGGQETDMFPFCFFDRDGKYVQALLTANKRVNMNGQVIGVFCFLQIASRELQQTLKIQRQQEKACASKIKDLTYICQEIKNPLCGIQFTNSLLEATNLTENQTQLLQMSAACEKQILKIMKDVDMENIEVGRTN; encoded by the exons ATGATTTCGAGAAGCAGCCGGGCATCTCATGCTGAAGCTCTATCTTCCGGTTCGGCCCCGCGTCATCACAATCAACAGAGTACCACCTTAAACAGGGCGGATTCGATGAGCAAAGCTGTAGCGCAGTACACTGTTGACGCCAGGCTTCATGAGGTTTTCGAGCAATCGGGTGTGTGCGGGAAAGCCTTCGATTATTCGGAGAGTGTAAGGGCTGGTGCAGAGTCTGTTCCTGAGCAGCAAATTGCGGCTTACTTATTGAAAATACAGCGTGGCAGCCATATTCAACCGTTTGGTTGTATGATAGCGTTGGATGAATCGAATTTTCGCGTCATAGCTTACTCGGAGAATGCCCGTGAAATGCTTGGCTTGGCGCTTCAGTCAGTCCCATGCATGGAAAGGGACGAAACTTTGACGGTTGGGACTGATGTAAGAACTCTGTTCTCCCCCTCGAGCTGTGTCTTGCTCGAGAGGGCGTTTGCGGCTCGTGAAATAACACTGTTGAATCCGATTTGGGTGCATTCGAAGAATTCGGGGAAGCCCTTTTATGCGATTCTGCATAGAATAGATGTGGGGACAGTGATTGATTTAGAGCCTGTTAGGAGCGAGGATCCGGCCCTTTCTATCGCTGGTGCTGTCCAGTCGCAGAAGCTTGCTGTGAGGGCTATTTCCCAGTTGCAATCACTTCCTGGAGGGGACATCAAACTTTTGTGTGATACAGTAGTCGAAAGCGTGAGAGAGTTAACTGGGTATGATCGTGTGATGGTCTATAAGTTTCATGAGGATGAACATGGTGAGGTGGTGGCGGAAAGTCGGAGGTCTGATTTAGATCCGTATATTGGTTTACATTATCCTGCCACAGATATCCCCCAGGCTTCTAGATTTTTGTTCAAGCAGAATCGGATTAGGATGATTGTAGATTGTGAAGCCACTCCGGTTAAAGTTATCCAGGATGAATCATTAAATCAACCCTTGTGTTTGGTTGGATCCACGCTCAGGGCACCACATGGTTGCCACGCCCTGTACATGGCAAGTATGGGTTCTACTGCCTCGTTGACGTTGGCCGTTGTTGTTAATGGAAATGAAGAAGACTGCGCTGAAGGACGGAATTTGATGAGGCTATGGGGCTTGGTTGTTGGTCATCACACTTCTGCTCGGTGCATATCTTTCCCCCTGCGGTATGCTTGTGAATTCTTGATGCAGGCATTTGGGCTTCAACTGAACATGGAACTACAGTTGGCGTCACAGTTGGCGGAGAAACATGTTTTGAGGACACAGACGCTGTTATGTGACATGCTGCTTCGAGATTCGCCTACTGGGATTGTTACCCAGAGACCTAGTATCATCGACCTTGTGAAGTGCGATGGGGCTGCGCTGTATTACAAAGAGAAGTATTATCCCCTTGGTGTGACACCTACAGAAGCACAGATAAAGGACATAGTGAAATGGTTGTTGGCATTCCATGGGAACTTGACAGGTTTGAGCACAGACAGTCTTGCGGATGCCGGGTACCCTGGAGCAGCCTCTCTAGGGGATGGTGTTTGTGGAATGACTTTTGCATTCATCACTTCGAGAGATTATTTATTCTGGTTTCGTTCCCATAGCGCGAAGGCTATCAAGTGGGGCGGTGCAAAACATCATCCACAAGAAAAAGATGATGGTCTTAGGTTGAATCCCCGTTCTTCATTCAAGGCGTTTCTAGAAGTGGTCAAAGGCCGAAGTTTAGCTTGGGAGAATGCTGAAATGGATGCAATTCATTCTTTGCGTCTTATTTTACGAGAGTCGTTTCAAAATGCTGGTGGAAGTAGTTCTAAGGCAGTTGTACCTGCCCAGGCTGGGGAGGAGTTACAAGGAGTTGATGAATTAAGTTCTGTTGCCAGAGAAATGGTTAGATTGATCGAGACTGCAACTGCACCTATATTTGCTGTAGATGTTGAGGGTCGCATAAACGGGTGGAATGCAAAAGTTGCAGAGCTGACTGACTTATCTGTTGAAGAAGCATTAGGAAAGTCGTTGATTCATGACATTGTTCACAAAGAATCAGTTGAGATTGCCAAAAAGCTTCTTTTCCATGCTTTGCAAG GCGAGGAACACAAGAATGTTGAATTAAGGTTGAGGACATTCAACACTGAACAACTTAGTAAGACCGTGTTTGTGGTGGTGAATGCTTGCTCCAGCAAGGACTGTGTGAACAACATGGTTGGTGTTTGCTTTGTTGGTCAGGATGTTACAGGCCAAAAGGCAGTAATGGACAAGTTCATACAAATTCAAGGTGATTACAAGGCAATTATGCACAGTCCCAACCCTCTGATTCCTCCAATATTTGCTTCTGATGAGAACACATGTTGCTCTGAATGGAACACCGCTATGGAAAAGCTCACTGGCTGGAGTATGGGGGATGTTATCGGGAAGATGATAGTTGGGGAGATATTCGGAAATTGCTGTCGGCTAAAGGGTCTAGATGCTATGACAAAATTCATGATCGTCTTGCACAATGCACTTGGAGGCCAGGAAACGGACATGTTTCCATTCTGTTTTTTTGACCGCGATGGGAAGTATGTGCAGGCACTCTTGACTGCAAACAAGAGGGTAAATATGAATGGTCAGGTTATAGGAGTCTTCTGCTTTTTGCAGATTGCAAGTCGTGAGTTGCAACAAACTTTGAAAATTCAGAGGCAACAAGAAAAGGCATGTGCATCAAAGATAAAAGATCTGACTTACATTTGTCAAGAAATAAAGAATCCGTTATGTGGCATACAGTTCACTAACTCACTTTTGGAAGCAACAAATCTGACAGAAAACCAAACACAGCTTCTTCAGATGAGTGCTGCTTGTGAGAAGCAGATCTTAAAGATTATGAAGGATGTTGATATGGAAAACATTGAGGTTGG ACGAACTAACTAA